In one window of Trachemys scripta elegans isolate TJP31775 chromosome 5, CAS_Tse_1.0, whole genome shotgun sequence DNA:
- the PLK4 gene encoding serine/threonine-protein kinase PLK4 isoform X2 — protein MATCIGEKIEDFKVGNLLGKGSFAGVYRAISLKTGLEVAIKMIDKKAMHKAGMVQRVQNEVKIHCQLKHPSILELYNYFEDSNYVYLILEMCHNGEMSRYLKNRMKPFSEEETRHFMHQIITGMLYLHSHGILHRDLTLSNLLLTSNMNIKIADFGLATQLKMPHEKHYTMCGTPNYISPEIATRSAHGLESDVWSLGCMFYTLLIGKPPFDTDTVKNTLNKVVLADYEMPTCLSGEAQDLVHRLLRKNPADRLSLSSVLDHPFMSRYNSARSKDSGTVEDSMDSGNATISTAFTGSSSVSVSGCLKEKKRLLVGQPLPNKMTVFPKNKNSSDISSVDGSSSYNQWGIQGKETGISGRGRTMQLTEERPHSRYLRRAHSSDRSGASRSQIQGISNTVERCHSIELLSTTRVGVMENTERFSPVNSYGDIPPLFKDKTSCSSGSFEKHTSPPVKDQTHSNYLCPMKPSIGLLEQKSQTETMQQWLGSIQTNAQLREPLDHISTDNTNGGFRYHLGVQQETSRNAWNGLKDKKNPSAPIDIAHSINEISTKKYTSGLQCKSDKAQPATSFGLYPTSEQGKIRGKELLGHQKPTLRSIVSPLNAHRLKSIRQKTKNAVVSILDAGEVCMEFLKELHSQELVKEVLRISCDGSVITVYHPNEGRGFLLDDGPPSPPEDVVLYNFDNLPEKYWKKYQYAAKFVQLVRSKTPKVTFYTRYAKCMLMENSPIADVEVCFYDGAKIHKTAGITRVIEKSGKSYTLKEESEIGLKKEVQIYMDHANEGHRICLALEAAVLEEEKRSESVPFFPIIVGRKPGNTESPKALAPPSTLVDVNCAARDATSVDRNIAVSSTPCHVPNINPSISYEGSVFTTTIPETTCSSNQQKECSPNSAQLLKSVFVKNVGWASQLTSGAVWVQFNDGSQLVAQAGVSSITYTSPNGQTTRYGDNEKLPEYIKEKLHCLSSILVMFTNPAGPR, from the exons ATGGCGACCTGCATCGGCGAGAAGATAGAG gatttCAAGGTGGGGAACCTTCTGGGGAAGGGCTCCTTCGCCGGGGTCTACAGGGCAATATCCCTAAAAACTGGCCTGGAAGTGGCTATCAAAATG ATAGACAAAAAGGCCATGCACAAAGCTGGAATGGTACAGAGAGTTCAAAATGAGGTAAAGATACATTGTCAATTAAAACATCCTTCTATACTTGAG CTTTATAATTATTTTGAAGATAGCAACTACGTGTACCTGATACTAGAGATGTGTCACAATGGAGAAATGAGCAGATATCTAAAGAACAGAATGAAGCCTTTCTCTGAAGAAGAAA CGCGACACTTTATGCATCAGATTATCACAGGGATGTTGTATCTTCATTCTCATGGAATATTACATCGGGACCTCACCCTTTCTAACCTTCTACTCACCAGTAATATGAACATCAAGATTGCTGATTTTGGACTAGCAACGCAATTGAAAATGCCTCATGAAAAGCATTACACAATGTGTGGAACTCCTAATTACATTTCTCCAGAAATAGCCACACGGAGTGCACATGGACTTGAATCTGATGTGTGGTCTTTGGGGTGTATGTTCTATACTCTTCTTATTGGGAAACCACCTTTTGACACTGACACAGTCAAGAACACATTGAATAAAGTAGTATTAGCAGATTATGAAATGCCAACTTGTTTGTCAGGGGAAGCTCAAGACCTTGTACACCGGTTACTTCGTAAAAACCCAGCAGATCGTTTAAGTCTTTCATCTGTACTGGATCATCCTTTTATGTCCAGATATAACTCGGCACGAAGTAAAGATTCAGGAACCGTGGAGGATTCAATGGACAGTGGAAATGCCACAATCTCTACAGCCTTTACTGGCTCTTCCAGTGTCAGTGTAAGTGGTTGcttgaaggaaaagaaaaggctcTTGGTTGGTCAGCCACTCCCAAATAAAATGACTGTATTTCCTAAAAATAAGAATTCCAGTGACATTTCATCTGTGGATGGAAGCAGTTCTTATAATCAGTGGGGAATTCAGGGAAAAGAAACTGGCATAAGTGGTAGGGGAAGAACAATGCAACTTACTGAAGAGAGGCCACATTCACGTTATCTTCGGAGGGCCCATTCTTCTGATAGGTCTGGCGCATCTCGCAGTCAGATTCAAGGAATATCAAACACTGTGGAGAGATGCCATTCCATAGAACTGCTTTCAACGACCAGAGTAGGAGTGATGGAAAATACAGAAAGATTTTCACCTGTAAACAGCTATGGTGATATTCCCCCTCTATTTAAGGATAAGACTTCCTGTAGTTCTGGTTCTTTTGAAAAGCACACATCTCCACCTGTGAAAGACCAAACACA CTCAAATTATCTCTGTCCAATGAAGCCCAGTATTGGTTTATTAGAACAGAAGTCCCAGACTGAAACAATGCAGCAGTGGCTTGGAAGCATACAGACAAACG CTCAGCTGAGAGAGCCTCTGGATCACATCAGTACTGATAACACAAATGGAGGTTTCCGATACCATCTAGGTGTGCAGCAAGAAACATCAAGAAATGCCTGGAATGGcttaaaagataaaaaaaatcccagtgccCCCATTGACATTGCACATTCTATAAATGAGATCAGTACAAAGAAATATACCTCTGGACTTCAATGTAAATCTGACAAAGCTCAACCAGCAACTTCATTTGGTCTCTATCCAACttcagaacaaggaaaaatcagggGCAAAGAACTATTAGGACATCAGAAACCTACACTGCGAAGTATTGTATCTCCTCTGAATGCTCACAGGCTAAAATCAatcagacaaaaaacaaaaaatgcagtg gtGAGTATTTTAGATGCAGGAGAAGTGTGTATGGAGTTTCTGAAAGAACTCCATTCCCAAGAGCTTGTGAAAGAAGTTCTCAGAATATCTTGTGATGGAAGTGTG ATCACAGTTTATCATCCAAATGAAGGAAGAGGCTTCCTTCTTGATGATggtcctccctctcctcctgaaGATGTTGTTCTATACAACTTTGACAACTTGCCAG AAAAGTACTGGAAAAAGTACCAGTATGCAGCCAAATTTGTACAGTTGGTAAGATCCAAAACACCAAAAGTTACCTTCTATACAAGATATGCTAAGTGCATGTTGATGGAGAATTCACCTATTGCAGATGTTGAAGTTTGTTTTTATGATG GGGCAAAAATACACAAGACAGCAGGTATTACTCGAGTGATAGAAAAATCTGGGAAATCCTACACTTTGAAAGAAGAAAGTGAAATTGGCCTGAAGAAGGAAGTACAAATATATATGGATCATGCAAATGAG GGACACCGTATTTGTCTTGCATTGGAAGCTGCTGTtttggaagaagaaaagagaagtgaAAGTGTTCCCTTTTTTCCAATAATTGTTGGAAg GAAGCCAGGCAACACTGAATCTCCGAAGGCTTTGGCACCTCCCTCTACTTTAGTGGATGTAAACTGCGCAGCGAGAGATGCTACCTCAGTGGATAGAAATATAGCTGTGAGCTCTACTCCTTGTCATGTTCCCAACATAAATCCTTCT ATATCATATGAAGGCTCTGTGTTCACCACTACCATTCCTGAAACAACCTGCTCCTCCAATCAGCAAAAGGAGTGTAGTCCAAATTCAGCCCagcttttaaaatctgtatttgtgaaaaatgttggttGGGCTTCTCAG TTGACTAGTGGAGCAGTGTGGGTTCAGTTCAATGATGGATCCCAGTTGGTAGCACAAGCAGGTGTCTCTTCTATCACTTACACATCTCCAAATGGCCAGACAACTAG GTATGGAGACAATGAGAAATTACCAGAATACATCAAAGAGAAGTTGCATTGTCTGTCTTCAATTCTTGTGATGTTTACCAATCCAGCTGGCCCCCGCTGA
- the PLK4 gene encoding serine/threonine-protein kinase PLK4 isoform X4: MLPSGHCVRVQAAGKMPEWLLSLLLAPTPSRVASAGMSRSRAGECSIQDFKVGNLLGKGSFAGVYRAISLKTGLEVAIKMIDKKAMHKAGMVQRVQNEVKIHCQLKHPSILELYNYFEDSNYVYLILEMCHNGEMSRYLKNRMKPFSEEETRHFMHQIITGMLYLHSHGILHRDLTLSNLLLTSNMNIKIADFGLATQLKMPHEKHYTMCGTPNYISPEIATRSAHGLESDVWSLGCMFYTLLIGKPPFDTDTVKNTLNKVVLADYEMPTCLSGEAQDLVHRLLRKNPADRLSLSSVLDHPFMSRYNSARSKDSGTVEDSMDSGNATISTAFTGSSSVSVSGCLKEKKRLLVGQPLPNKMTVFPKNKNSSDISSVDGSSSYNQWGIQGKETGISGRGRTMQLTEERPHSRYLRRAHSSDRSGASRSQIQGISNTVERCHSIELLSTTRVGVMENTERFSPVNSYGDIPPLFKDKTSCSSGSFEKHTSPPVKDQTHSNYLCPMKPSIGLLEQKSQTETMQQWLGSIQTNAQLREPLDHISTDNTNGGFRYHLGVQQETSRNAWNGLKDKKNPSAPIDIAHSINEISTKKYTSGLQCKSDKAQPATSFGLYPTSEQGKIRGKELLGHQKPTLRSIVSPLNAHRLKSIRQKTKNAVVSILDAGEVCMEFLKELHSQELVKEVLRISCDGSVITVYHPNEGRGFLLDDGPPSPPEDVVLYNFDNLPEKYWKKYQYAAKFVQLVRSKTPKVTFYTRYAKCMLMENSPIADVEVCFYDGAKIHKTAGITRVIEKSGKSYTLKEESEIGLKKEVQIYMDHANEGHRICLALEAAVLEEEKRSESVPFFPIIVGRKPGNTESPKALAPPSTLVDVNCAARDATSVDRNIAVSSTPCHVPNINPSVSKQVCRLEDCCLVRIQIHNNYIQIQR; encoded by the exons ATGCTCCCCTCCGGCCACTGTGTTAGAGTGCAAGCTGCGGGGAAGATGCCGGAGTGGCTGCTGAGTCTCCTTCTGGCCCCCACGCCCAGCCGCGTTGCCTCTGCCGGTATGTCTCGCAGCCGGGCCGGAGAGTGCTCTATCCAG gatttCAAGGTGGGGAACCTTCTGGGGAAGGGCTCCTTCGCCGGGGTCTACAGGGCAATATCCCTAAAAACTGGCCTGGAAGTGGCTATCAAAATG ATAGACAAAAAGGCCATGCACAAAGCTGGAATGGTACAGAGAGTTCAAAATGAGGTAAAGATACATTGTCAATTAAAACATCCTTCTATACTTGAG CTTTATAATTATTTTGAAGATAGCAACTACGTGTACCTGATACTAGAGATGTGTCACAATGGAGAAATGAGCAGATATCTAAAGAACAGAATGAAGCCTTTCTCTGAAGAAGAAA CGCGACACTTTATGCATCAGATTATCACAGGGATGTTGTATCTTCATTCTCATGGAATATTACATCGGGACCTCACCCTTTCTAACCTTCTACTCACCAGTAATATGAACATCAAGATTGCTGATTTTGGACTAGCAACGCAATTGAAAATGCCTCATGAAAAGCATTACACAATGTGTGGAACTCCTAATTACATTTCTCCAGAAATAGCCACACGGAGTGCACATGGACTTGAATCTGATGTGTGGTCTTTGGGGTGTATGTTCTATACTCTTCTTATTGGGAAACCACCTTTTGACACTGACACAGTCAAGAACACATTGAATAAAGTAGTATTAGCAGATTATGAAATGCCAACTTGTTTGTCAGGGGAAGCTCAAGACCTTGTACACCGGTTACTTCGTAAAAACCCAGCAGATCGTTTAAGTCTTTCATCTGTACTGGATCATCCTTTTATGTCCAGATATAACTCGGCACGAAGTAAAGATTCAGGAACCGTGGAGGATTCAATGGACAGTGGAAATGCCACAATCTCTACAGCCTTTACTGGCTCTTCCAGTGTCAGTGTAAGTGGTTGcttgaaggaaaagaaaaggctcTTGGTTGGTCAGCCACTCCCAAATAAAATGACTGTATTTCCTAAAAATAAGAATTCCAGTGACATTTCATCTGTGGATGGAAGCAGTTCTTATAATCAGTGGGGAATTCAGGGAAAAGAAACTGGCATAAGTGGTAGGGGAAGAACAATGCAACTTACTGAAGAGAGGCCACATTCACGTTATCTTCGGAGGGCCCATTCTTCTGATAGGTCTGGCGCATCTCGCAGTCAGATTCAAGGAATATCAAACACTGTGGAGAGATGCCATTCCATAGAACTGCTTTCAACGACCAGAGTAGGAGTGATGGAAAATACAGAAAGATTTTCACCTGTAAACAGCTATGGTGATATTCCCCCTCTATTTAAGGATAAGACTTCCTGTAGTTCTGGTTCTTTTGAAAAGCACACATCTCCACCTGTGAAAGACCAAACACA CTCAAATTATCTCTGTCCAATGAAGCCCAGTATTGGTTTATTAGAACAGAAGTCCCAGACTGAAACAATGCAGCAGTGGCTTGGAAGCATACAGACAAACG CTCAGCTGAGAGAGCCTCTGGATCACATCAGTACTGATAACACAAATGGAGGTTTCCGATACCATCTAGGTGTGCAGCAAGAAACATCAAGAAATGCCTGGAATGGcttaaaagataaaaaaaatcccagtgccCCCATTGACATTGCACATTCTATAAATGAGATCAGTACAAAGAAATATACCTCTGGACTTCAATGTAAATCTGACAAAGCTCAACCAGCAACTTCATTTGGTCTCTATCCAACttcagaacaaggaaaaatcagggGCAAAGAACTATTAGGACATCAGAAACCTACACTGCGAAGTATTGTATCTCCTCTGAATGCTCACAGGCTAAAATCAatcagacaaaaaacaaaaaatgcagtg gtGAGTATTTTAGATGCAGGAGAAGTGTGTATGGAGTTTCTGAAAGAACTCCATTCCCAAGAGCTTGTGAAAGAAGTTCTCAGAATATCTTGTGATGGAAGTGTG ATCACAGTTTATCATCCAAATGAAGGAAGAGGCTTCCTTCTTGATGATggtcctccctctcctcctgaaGATGTTGTTCTATACAACTTTGACAACTTGCCAG AAAAGTACTGGAAAAAGTACCAGTATGCAGCCAAATTTGTACAGTTGGTAAGATCCAAAACACCAAAAGTTACCTTCTATACAAGATATGCTAAGTGCATGTTGATGGAGAATTCACCTATTGCAGATGTTGAAGTTTGTTTTTATGATG GGGCAAAAATACACAAGACAGCAGGTATTACTCGAGTGATAGAAAAATCTGGGAAATCCTACACTTTGAAAGAAGAAAGTGAAATTGGCCTGAAGAAGGAAGTACAAATATATATGGATCATGCAAATGAG GGACACCGTATTTGTCTTGCATTGGAAGCTGCTGTtttggaagaagaaaagagaagtgaAAGTGTTCCCTTTTTTCCAATAATTGTTGGAAg GAAGCCAGGCAACACTGAATCTCCGAAGGCTTTGGCACCTCCCTCTACTTTAGTGGATGTAAACTGCGCAGCGAGAGATGCTACCTCAGTGGATAGAAATATAGCTGTGAGCTCTACTCCTTGTCATGTTCCCAACATAAATCCTTCTGTAAGTAAACAAGTATGTAGACTTGAGGATTGCTGTCTAGTTAGAATTCAAATACACAATAATTACATTCAGATACAAAGGTAA
- the PLK4 gene encoding serine/threonine-protein kinase PLK4 isoform X1 — MLPSGHCVRVQAAGKMPEWLLSLLLAPTPSRVASAGMSRSRAGECSIQDFKVGNLLGKGSFAGVYRAISLKTGLEVAIKMIDKKAMHKAGMVQRVQNEVKIHCQLKHPSILELYNYFEDSNYVYLILEMCHNGEMSRYLKNRMKPFSEEETRHFMHQIITGMLYLHSHGILHRDLTLSNLLLTSNMNIKIADFGLATQLKMPHEKHYTMCGTPNYISPEIATRSAHGLESDVWSLGCMFYTLLIGKPPFDTDTVKNTLNKVVLADYEMPTCLSGEAQDLVHRLLRKNPADRLSLSSVLDHPFMSRYNSARSKDSGTVEDSMDSGNATISTAFTGSSSVSVSGCLKEKKRLLVGQPLPNKMTVFPKNKNSSDISSVDGSSSYNQWGIQGKETGISGRGRTMQLTEERPHSRYLRRAHSSDRSGASRSQIQGISNTVERCHSIELLSTTRVGVMENTERFSPVNSYGDIPPLFKDKTSCSSGSFEKHTSPPVKDQTHSNYLCPMKPSIGLLEQKSQTETMQQWLGSIQTNAQLREPLDHISTDNTNGGFRYHLGVQQETSRNAWNGLKDKKNPSAPIDIAHSINEISTKKYTSGLQCKSDKAQPATSFGLYPTSEQGKIRGKELLGHQKPTLRSIVSPLNAHRLKSIRQKTKNAVVSILDAGEVCMEFLKELHSQELVKEVLRISCDGSVITVYHPNEGRGFLLDDGPPSPPEDVVLYNFDNLPEKYWKKYQYAAKFVQLVRSKTPKVTFYTRYAKCMLMENSPIADVEVCFYDGAKIHKTAGITRVIEKSGKSYTLKEESEIGLKKEVQIYMDHANEGHRICLALEAAVLEEEKRSESVPFFPIIVGRKPGNTESPKALAPPSTLVDVNCAARDATSVDRNIAVSSTPCHVPNINPSISYEGSVFTTTIPETTCSSNQQKECSPNSAQLLKSVFVKNVGWASQLTSGAVWVQFNDGSQLVAQAGVSSITYTSPNGQTTRYGDNEKLPEYIKEKLHCLSSILVMFTNPAGPR, encoded by the exons ATGCTCCCCTCCGGCCACTGTGTTAGAGTGCAAGCTGCGGGGAAGATGCCGGAGTGGCTGCTGAGTCTCCTTCTGGCCCCCACGCCCAGCCGCGTTGCCTCTGCCGGTATGTCTCGCAGCCGGGCCGGAGAGTGCTCTATCCAG gatttCAAGGTGGGGAACCTTCTGGGGAAGGGCTCCTTCGCCGGGGTCTACAGGGCAATATCCCTAAAAACTGGCCTGGAAGTGGCTATCAAAATG ATAGACAAAAAGGCCATGCACAAAGCTGGAATGGTACAGAGAGTTCAAAATGAGGTAAAGATACATTGTCAATTAAAACATCCTTCTATACTTGAG CTTTATAATTATTTTGAAGATAGCAACTACGTGTACCTGATACTAGAGATGTGTCACAATGGAGAAATGAGCAGATATCTAAAGAACAGAATGAAGCCTTTCTCTGAAGAAGAAA CGCGACACTTTATGCATCAGATTATCACAGGGATGTTGTATCTTCATTCTCATGGAATATTACATCGGGACCTCACCCTTTCTAACCTTCTACTCACCAGTAATATGAACATCAAGATTGCTGATTTTGGACTAGCAACGCAATTGAAAATGCCTCATGAAAAGCATTACACAATGTGTGGAACTCCTAATTACATTTCTCCAGAAATAGCCACACGGAGTGCACATGGACTTGAATCTGATGTGTGGTCTTTGGGGTGTATGTTCTATACTCTTCTTATTGGGAAACCACCTTTTGACACTGACACAGTCAAGAACACATTGAATAAAGTAGTATTAGCAGATTATGAAATGCCAACTTGTTTGTCAGGGGAAGCTCAAGACCTTGTACACCGGTTACTTCGTAAAAACCCAGCAGATCGTTTAAGTCTTTCATCTGTACTGGATCATCCTTTTATGTCCAGATATAACTCGGCACGAAGTAAAGATTCAGGAACCGTGGAGGATTCAATGGACAGTGGAAATGCCACAATCTCTACAGCCTTTACTGGCTCTTCCAGTGTCAGTGTAAGTGGTTGcttgaaggaaaagaaaaggctcTTGGTTGGTCAGCCACTCCCAAATAAAATGACTGTATTTCCTAAAAATAAGAATTCCAGTGACATTTCATCTGTGGATGGAAGCAGTTCTTATAATCAGTGGGGAATTCAGGGAAAAGAAACTGGCATAAGTGGTAGGGGAAGAACAATGCAACTTACTGAAGAGAGGCCACATTCACGTTATCTTCGGAGGGCCCATTCTTCTGATAGGTCTGGCGCATCTCGCAGTCAGATTCAAGGAATATCAAACACTGTGGAGAGATGCCATTCCATAGAACTGCTTTCAACGACCAGAGTAGGAGTGATGGAAAATACAGAAAGATTTTCACCTGTAAACAGCTATGGTGATATTCCCCCTCTATTTAAGGATAAGACTTCCTGTAGTTCTGGTTCTTTTGAAAAGCACACATCTCCACCTGTGAAAGACCAAACACA CTCAAATTATCTCTGTCCAATGAAGCCCAGTATTGGTTTATTAGAACAGAAGTCCCAGACTGAAACAATGCAGCAGTGGCTTGGAAGCATACAGACAAACG CTCAGCTGAGAGAGCCTCTGGATCACATCAGTACTGATAACACAAATGGAGGTTTCCGATACCATCTAGGTGTGCAGCAAGAAACATCAAGAAATGCCTGGAATGGcttaaaagataaaaaaaatcccagtgccCCCATTGACATTGCACATTCTATAAATGAGATCAGTACAAAGAAATATACCTCTGGACTTCAATGTAAATCTGACAAAGCTCAACCAGCAACTTCATTTGGTCTCTATCCAACttcagaacaaggaaaaatcagggGCAAAGAACTATTAGGACATCAGAAACCTACACTGCGAAGTATTGTATCTCCTCTGAATGCTCACAGGCTAAAATCAatcagacaaaaaacaaaaaatgcagtg gtGAGTATTTTAGATGCAGGAGAAGTGTGTATGGAGTTTCTGAAAGAACTCCATTCCCAAGAGCTTGTGAAAGAAGTTCTCAGAATATCTTGTGATGGAAGTGTG ATCACAGTTTATCATCCAAATGAAGGAAGAGGCTTCCTTCTTGATGATggtcctccctctcctcctgaaGATGTTGTTCTATACAACTTTGACAACTTGCCAG AAAAGTACTGGAAAAAGTACCAGTATGCAGCCAAATTTGTACAGTTGGTAAGATCCAAAACACCAAAAGTTACCTTCTATACAAGATATGCTAAGTGCATGTTGATGGAGAATTCACCTATTGCAGATGTTGAAGTTTGTTTTTATGATG GGGCAAAAATACACAAGACAGCAGGTATTACTCGAGTGATAGAAAAATCTGGGAAATCCTACACTTTGAAAGAAGAAAGTGAAATTGGCCTGAAGAAGGAAGTACAAATATATATGGATCATGCAAATGAG GGACACCGTATTTGTCTTGCATTGGAAGCTGCTGTtttggaagaagaaaagagaagtgaAAGTGTTCCCTTTTTTCCAATAATTGTTGGAAg GAAGCCAGGCAACACTGAATCTCCGAAGGCTTTGGCACCTCCCTCTACTTTAGTGGATGTAAACTGCGCAGCGAGAGATGCTACCTCAGTGGATAGAAATATAGCTGTGAGCTCTACTCCTTGTCATGTTCCCAACATAAATCCTTCT ATATCATATGAAGGCTCTGTGTTCACCACTACCATTCCTGAAACAACCTGCTCCTCCAATCAGCAAAAGGAGTGTAGTCCAAATTCAGCCCagcttttaaaatctgtatttgtgaaaaatgttggttGGGCTTCTCAG TTGACTAGTGGAGCAGTGTGGGTTCAGTTCAATGATGGATCCCAGTTGGTAGCACAAGCAGGTGTCTCTTCTATCACTTACACATCTCCAAATGGCCAGACAACTAG GTATGGAGACAATGAGAAATTACCAGAATACATCAAAGAGAAGTTGCATTGTCTGTCTTCAATTCTTGTGATGTTTACCAATCCAGCTGGCCCCCGCTGA